In Alligator mississippiensis isolate rAllMis1 chromosome 9, rAllMis1, whole genome shotgun sequence, the genomic stretch CATGGAGCAGCCCGCGGATTGCGGCGCCCTATGCGGGGCCGGCGGCGGATTTCATCACCGCGCACCACGCCCGCCCCTCCGCGCCCCGGATGCGCCGGCCCCCCCGCACCGGGCTCGGCGCGCCCATCCCCGCGCCGCGGGCCGCCCCCCGCAATGCCCCGCAGCCCCGCGCGGGGCCCTTTAAGAGCCCGGGGCCGGGCCCGCATAAAAGGCGCCCGCGGGGGTGGGTCGGGCGCGGGCGGGAAGATGGCAGCGGTCGCAGCCGGGGCGGTGAGTGGGGCCGGGCTTTGCCCCGCACCCGCTGCCgcctgggctgggccctggggctgctagaggggctgggaggagcgTGCCCTCGAGTAGGtgtttggggggctgtggccgagggtccctgggggaccctgccctcatgccccctgctcctgtcccaggggGCCGCGccggcccagcagcagggagaggcacCGCGGCGGCGCAGGGCCCACAAAGAGGTGCTGGTGGCTGTGCCCCTGGGCAAGCACCCGCTGCAGAACAGGTAGCGCTGGCTCGTCCCCTGCCCGGGGGCACTGGgggagcctggctgggctgggggtgtggggcgCAGGGCCTGGCATGGTGCTGACCCATCTCCTGCACCTAGGTGGGCGCTGTGGTTCTTCAAGAATGACaagagcaagatgtggcaggccaACCTGCGCCTGGTCACCAAGTTCAGCACCGTCGAGGACTTCTGGGCGTGAgcgtgggccagggccaggccgcctgccccccactccccccgagccctgggctggcactcTTTTCCTGGCCCCTGTGGgacacaggcagtggcagggctggtaCTATGACCCCAGGCAACaccatgctggggtggggggcagtcctgGTGCTAGCAGGGCTAGTGCCCTTGGCCCCTTTCTCAggggcctggtggggtgggggaagctgtggtgCTGCCTCGGCCTGGGTCCCCTGCGGTAGGGGCAGGGCCCGCCCTGCAGCCTGGTGttgcctggggggctgggggggggcacacagggggtcctgctccagccccagcggCTCCCCTTGCCCGTGCAGGCTGTACAGCCACATCCAGCTGGCCAGCAAGCTGACGTCAGGCTGTGACTACTCCCTCTTCAAGGTGAGGCCTGTGGAGAAGAGGGCAGCTGGgatgagccctggggctgggcaccCCTGGGCGCTGCGGCAAGGGGCTGcatgggagctgagcagggagtcCTGGGCATCGTGCTTGCTCCGGGGATGGGGGTGATGGCAGGTGCTGGGGCCGGCAGGGTGGATGATGCAGAtctggatggggaagggggggctgctcctggtgATGGCTGCGCCCCCAGGACGGGATCGAGCCCATGTGGGAGGACAACCGGAACAAGTGTGGCGGGCGCTGGCTCATCacactggccaagcagcagcgGCACACCGAGCTTGATCACTTCTGGTTGGAGACCGTGAGTGCACCTGGCTCTGCTCTCCCCCGTGCCCCGAGTGGCTCTGCTCCCCCTGGGGCAGGTCCCCTTGGACCGGAGCAGAGCACAAGACCCCCAGTCCTAGGGGGGCACTTCAGTCTCCCAGCCCTAGACACCCCCAAGTTTCTTGCCCCTGCCCTTCTTCACCACCccccccagggtgctgtgggtgtGGGCAATGGCGTCCAGGCAGGGCTGTGCCCCTGAACCCGGCAGGGGCTGTGTACTGGACTCCCCGTAACGCCCACCTCTGCAGCTGCTGTGCCTCATCGGGGAGTCGTTTGACGAGTACAGCAGCGAGGTCTGCGGCGCTGTCATCAACATCCGTGCCAAGGGCGACAAGATCGCGGTGTGGACCTGCGAGGCCGAGGACCGCGAGGGCGTCACCCACATCGGGTACTgcaggcctggcagctgcaggggagaggagggctgcTAGGGCTGGGTATGGCCCTGCCCTGGGACAAGGACCAGAAcatggcaggcagggggctggggtgctatggccaggacctggggctggcagaagtCCTGAGCGCACTgtgctctgcttccctccccgcAGGCGCGTGTACAAGGAGCGCCTGGGCCTGTCTTCCAAGGTTGTCATCGGCTACCAGGCCCACGCGGACACGGCTACCAAAAGTGGCTCCCTCACCAAGAATAAGTTTGTGGTGTGAGGCCGGGCGGGCCCTCAATGAAAGcactgcagccagcactgcctctgtcttctctggggtgtatgtggggaggggggctcaggGCGGCCCTGAAGATGTCTGGGCATGTGTAGGGGGGGCATGGGTTCACTAGCCTGCCCCTGGGGttgtgcaggggtgggaggggtggggggcaggagctcCCGTACACAACGGGCAACCCAGCAAGCTCCTGCGTGGGGGTGAGCCCTTGCTCAGAGCTCAGTTCTGGGCCCTGTTGCgtggctccagctgggcagcgaccaagagagcagcccagccctgccctgccctgccctgccctgctctagcaCCTGCACAGGTGCATCGCCTTTGCTcagcccaggctgctgccctcagctgctggcacagcaggtgcagcccatccagcagggcacagctcctgggggtgggggtggcagtgagCTCTGTGCTACGAGCCTCTAGTGAGGGAGGGGCCGGCGCTCTGCAACGCACCAGCTcgggctgccagggccccagggagggggtgctgctgctcAGGGGCCCTTGGCCCCATTCCTGCTGTACCCCCTGGCACGGatcccccaggctcctgctgccacctcccctgGTGTCTGCAGGCTCCGGTTCATGAAAGGAGAGCTGTATCCATACTTCACAGCAGCCAGTCCAGCCTGGCCTGGACCTGACCCTTCACCGATGCTGAGGGCAGAGCTAAGGCTGGATTAGCAATGGcgaaggtggggcaggggccccTGCTTGCATTGTTCTGGTAGAGCCCTAGGCTTTCCAGAGTGCAAGGACACTCATGGGCCATCGTGCCAGGGGGTGCCCCTTGGGAAGGATCATCAAAagtacagcagcaggactggcaCCGCGTGGCTGGAAGGCAGCACGGGGTCCATGCCGTACATCGCTGGCAGACCCCAGTTCAGCCTGCAACCTGCTGAAAGGCAAGTGCAGCTTTGGGCTGCACTAGTAGGAGCTTTCGGTGCAAGAGGCAGGGGCTGATggtgcctctgctccctgcagggtcAGCCTCTGCTGGAGCACCAGGCACAGTCTGGCCCCCACCTCTTAAACAGGAGAGGGGCCAAAGGAAGCTTTTCTCCCAGCCTCTCCTTCAAGGGTGCAGTGGGtagcccccagaagtggtggagaCTGAGAGCGCAGCCAGCTTCACATGGGGTTGGACATgcgtggggaggaaaggggcattggtCACCGTTGAACACAGGAGTGAGGGATGCGGCCTCTGCATCAGCCCCGCCTGAACCCTCAGTGCTGGAGGCTgtaggggggagaggaggagggaaaaccctgctcagaccccaTCACTCCCCCTCCAGCCTCCCCGCTCTGCTGCTGAGACCAACGGGGCACTGGGCAAGGTAGACCTAGGGCCAGATCCTGTCTATGGCAGCTCTGTTGCTCTTAGGGGCAGCAACCAAGGTGCCAACACTTGGAAAGCAAGGCCTAGGAGGAGCGGCTGAAGGTGCTGGGCCTGTTAGAGCAAGGAAAAGGTGCTGAAGTGGGGATGTGACAGCAGTCTTCAGAGCctcgaggggcagcagggagcaaagctcGTAGTTGCAGCCAAGTCGGTTTTGGGTGGATCTCAGGAGAAACTTCCTCAAGTAGATACCAGGGCAGGGGCGAGCTCCCCTTCCCCGAAGGGGCTTGTGGTGTGTGTGGGCCGGGTGCGATCGAGGCCTGGCGCTGGCTGTGTCCTACCACAGGGATGGCCCAGGTGTGCCGGGAAGAGACCTGTTCCTCTTGCTGTTACAGATGTTGgggtttttcccccttccccaacagcacggggtgctgctgcagccagggctggggctgtgccaatgctcttgctgggCCCGAagccacagggtcctggctggagggtcttgcccctgagCTCAGGCCTGAACCAATTGCTCTATTTAGGGCCAGGAGTTTTACCCCCTGCTCAGATgagccagggactgggctggagggaggttttgccttcctctagcagggcctgatcctttccATGGGATTTCTCCCGTGTATCTAACATTTTGGCAGCAGGAGCTCGGCCTCTAcagccccctgctttccctgaggcCGGGGGAGGTCATGGGTCGTGCGTGGTTGTGCTCCAAGGCTGGATACAGGGTTTGTCTGGGTTGCTTtggtcagggctgatcctgcctcgggctggGCTTGGACTGGATGCGACTTCtgccactccctgggctctgggacGGAGCCGACCTGTGCCCGCAGCCCGGGGGCCTCGTGCTACCGCTCCCCTGCGGCTTTCCCTTGCCGACAGCAGGTCTCGGCCCGGCCAGCCCggtgcccccacccctgtgcccctggCATGCTTGGTGCAGAGCCGGGTCCAGGCCCCCACACCCAAGCGGCAAAAGCAAACGCGGGAGCCCCGGCCGGGCTTGGCACTGGCACCGGCACTGGCACGGCGGCCGCTGTCCCGGCTGCAGTCACCAGGTGTCACTGTGGGTCTGCGGCACGGCCGAGCCGCACCGGTTCGGGATCCCCGCGCGTGGAAGGACGCGAGGGatcctccaccctgcccccaaccccccgcaGGACCCAGGCTCGGGCATCCCCGGA encodes the following:
- the EIF4E1B gene encoding eukaryotic translation initiation factor 4E type 1B, which encodes MRGRRRISSPRTTPAPPRPGCAGPPAPGSARPSPRRGPPPAMPRSPARGPLRARGRARIKGARGGGSGAGGKMAAVAAGAGAAPAQQQGEAPRRRRAHKEVLVAVPLGKHPLQNRWALWFFKNDKSKMWQANLRLVTKFSTVEDFWALYSHIQLASKLTSGCDYSLFKDGIEPMWEDNRNKCGGRWLITLAKQQRHTELDHFWLETLLCLIGESFDEYSSEVCGAVINIRAKGDKIAVWTCEAEDREGVTHIGRVYKERLGLSSKVVIGYQAHADTATKSGSLTKNKFVV